From Kaistella polysaccharea:
TCTAATTTTTTAAAACCTTCGAACCAAGCATTTCGAGAAATCGGCATACTGAAAATGGCCATATCTACGGATGCCAAAACACTAAAATCAGGATTGCGTTCGAAATCTAAAAGATGAACTTCTGTCGCAACTTTTTGCAGCGCAATTATTTTTTCCGGTGTTGTGGTCGTAGCGATAACGTGGTAGTCTTTTTGGGAGAGATATTCTGCCAGTTTTGATCCGACCCAACCCGCACCGATGATGGCTATTCTCATAAGGCAAGGAAATTTTTTATAAGATTTTCAATTTTATTTTTAGCAACTTCCAGCTGATCGTTCACCACAATTTCGTCGAAATCATTTTTGAAAGATATTTCTTCGGTTGCCTTTTCAACGCGGGTTTTAATGGTTTCCAGATCGTCGGTTCCACGTGCAATTAAGCGCATTTCAAGCTCTGCGACGGAGGGTGGCATGATGAATATAGATAAAGCTTTTTCTCCAAAATATTTTTTCAGCGAAATTCCTCCTTTCACATCAACATCGAAAATAACGACTTTTCCTGTGGCCCAAATTCTTTCAACTTCTGATTTTAAAGTTCCGTAATATTTATCACTATAAACTTCCTCAAACTCTACAAAAGCATTTTCACCGATTTTTTTTCTAAATTCATCAGCGGAAATAAAATGGTAATCAATTCCGTGCGTTTCGGTTCCTCTCGCATTGCGCGTCGTACACGAAATCGAAAAGGCAAGATCGGGAAATTCCTGCAGACAATGTTTAACTAAAGTGGTTTTTCCGCTTCCGGAGGGTGCTGAGAATATGATAACTTTTTCGTTCACCTGATCAATTTTAATTTTAATACGATTTTACAGAACATTTAAAGTCTGTTCTTTAATTTTTTCCAGATCGTCTTTCATCATCACCACGAGTTTCTGAATTTCCGCATGATTGGCTTTTGAGCCGAGCGTATTAATTTCCCGCCCGATTTCCTGCGATATAAAACCCAGTTTCTTTCCGTTCAGATTTTCCTGCTGCATCACTTCCTCATAATATTTAAGGTGTTGTGTAAGGCGAACTTTTTCTTCGGCAATGTCTAATTTTTCGGTATAATAGGCCATTTCCTGATAAAAACGGGTTTCATCAAGCTGATCAAATTCACTTAATGAATTGCGGTACCGCTCTTTCACACTGTCCATTCGGATGTGTTCAAAAGGTTCAACCTGCGCCAGATAGGACTTTATATTATTAATGTTCCGCTGCAATTCATCTTGCAGAATTTTTCCTTCAGTCTGACGGAAATTTTCGAAATTTTGCAGTGCTCCTTTTACAAGTCCCAAAAGAAAATTCCATTCTTCTTCGGTAAGTTCTTCAGATTTAGCCGAAATAGCATCCGGCATTCTGATGGCCATTTTCAGGTATTCAAATTCCGGTCCGTCAGCGGCAATTTTTTTCAGTTCTGAAATATAGGAAGAGACCAATTCCTGATTCACTGTTGTTTCAGAAGCGTCATCCAACGACTCGATGTTTACGTAACAATCAACTTTACCCCGCTGTACGCGATCGTTCAAAAGTTTACGCAGATCATATTCTTTTTCCTTGTATCGGAAGGGAATTTTTATGTTAAGGTCGAATGATTTGCTGTTCAGCGATTTTAGATCTACGGTAATTTTTTTACCTTCATAAACGCCTTCACTTCGGCCAAAGCCGGTCATTGATAAAATCATGGAGTTGCTTTAATAGACAAAGATAATTATTTCCAATCGTCCGCACTTATAAAAGCTTCCTGAAAACTTTCCGCATTTACGGAAAAGATTATTTTATATATTTGCACTTACTAATAAAAGATTCAAAAATATGCTAAAATCGCTTTTCCATTGGAAAGTCCTGGTCAATTTACTGGTAGCGGCTGCAGTTTTCGTAGGAGTAGTTTGGCTTACCTTCCGGTGGTTAGAAGTTCATACCAATCATGGTAAAGAAATCGCTGTGCCGAACGTAATGAACCGCTCAGTGCACGATGCTATTAAGATTTTAGATGATTCTGGTTTAGAATATGAAGTCGACAGTTTTAAATACGATCCAAAATACCGACCTTTTCAGGTTTTGCAAATTTATCCATCCGCTGGTTCCCGGGTAAAAGACGGCCGAACTATCGTGATGAAAGTAAATCCAAGAACCTACGCACAAGTTTCCGTTCCGGATGTTTTAGATCGATACAAAGGTTTGGCATTCAGGCAGTTGGAACAAGTAGGTTTAAAAGTAGGAGACACCATTTTTGAGCCGAGCATTCAGCGTGATGCAGTTCTACGCCTTCTGTATAATGGCACAACTTTAAAACCAGGCGCTTTATTACCGCGTTTCTCGACCATTGATTTGGTGATCGGTGCTGGACCGAGAAGAAATATTACCGTACCGAATGTAGTGGGATTGACTGTACAGGAAGCGAAAGCTATTATTTCTCAAAACCTCTTCGAAGTTGGTCTTGTTGAGCATGAAGATGGAGGCGGAGATGAATCAGATATCGTTTATTATCAGGATCCTGCGCCGGGCGACGTTCGTGATCAGGGAATGCAGATGGACATTTGGGCAAGTAAAAAAACTCCGGCGGAAATGGGCGGCAAAATATCACAACTTAATTCTATTTACAGAATTAAAATTGATATGTCAGCACCCGTTTATATGGATGATGGCCCGGTGTATAGTGAACCGGAACCCCGACGTCGCGAGCCAACTACTGAAAGTCCAAGACCCACAGTTCCTGCTGAAACGACACCAAAAGTCGAACCTACAAAACCGGCAACAGAAACAAAATCTAAACCGGCAGAAACAAAACCGGCAGAGACGAAGCCTGCCACACCCAAAACTTCAACCCCGAAAACGGAAGAAAAGCCGAAAGCTAGGAAAGTAGTGGTGGAGTAATATAAGTTCCTTAAAAATCTAAAGCTTCAACGGAAATGTTGAAGCTTTATCTTTCAAATTAATGATGACAGACGATAACGAAAATTTTTTAGACGAAGATTCTATGGGTCAGGAGACAAGTGATGCTGAAGCAGAAGGTCTTTATGAACATCTTTCGCTGAAAGTAGATCGCGGACAAGAACCTTTGCGAGTTGATAAATATCTTCAGATATTTCGCCAGAATTCCTCCCGAAATAAAATTTCCCAAACCTGTCGTGCCGGAAATGTCGTTGTTAATGGAAATGCGGTGAAACAAAATTATCGTGTGAAACCCGGCGACGAAATTTCTGTGCTTTTAACACATCCGCCCCGTGAAAATCTTATTATTCCTCAAGATATTCCCATTAATATTGTTTACGAAGATGATGATGTAGTGGTGGTCGATAAAGCTCCAGGAATGGTTGTCCATCCTGGTCATGGGAATTATGACGGCACACTCGTCAATGCGCTAGCTTTCCACTTTCAAAAAAAAGGATTGAAATCAGATTTAGATCGGGTAGGACTCGTTCATAGAATTGATAAAGATACTTCTGGACTTTTAGTTGTGGCAAAAACAGAATATGCATTAAGTTTCCTTGCGAAGCAATTTTTTGACCGTACTACGAAAAGATTATATTGGGGTTTTGTTTGGGGAAATGTCGCTGATGATGAAGGAACAATCACAGGAAACATCGGAAGACATGTGAAAAATCGCATGCAGATGGCAGTTTTCGAAGATGGCAGTTTAGGGAAACACGCCGTAACTCATTATAAAGTTTTGGAACGTTTTCGCTATATGACTTGGGTAGAATGTAAACTGGAAACGGGACGTACTCACCAGATTCGGGCACATTTTAAGCACATCGGACATACTTTATTTAATGATGAGAGATACGAGGGACATCAAGTTTTAAAAGGAATTAACTTGCCGAAGTACAAACAGTTCATCAAAAATGTTTTTGAACTTTTACCCCGGCATGCGCTGCACGCTCACACACTGGGTTTTGTTCATCCTACAACTAAAAAAGAAATGTATTTTGAAAGTCCCATGCCACAGGATATGGAAGATGCCTTACGAAAATGGCGTAAATATTTAGAATCTTAAGTCCTCAAACTTTTCTATATTTGCTGAAAATCCAGCCTTATATTATGAGAAAAATAGGTATTTTATTTTTCACCGTGTTTTTCTTCGGCTCCTATCAAAGCCAGGAAACCTTGCCGTACTACCAGCAGTATCTGTTAGATGGGGATTTTCTTTTTAATCCTGCGCTTTACGGAAAGACTGATGATGTTGTTCTCAATTTGAATTATCAAAAACAGTTTTCAAATTTTGAACAGTCGCCTAATGTTCAGTCAGTCGGAATGCACGCCAATGTTTTCGACCGCGTAGGTGCTGGTTTATCTTTTTTTAAAGATCAGAATGGCCCTATTTCCTCAAATGGGATTTCTGCCGGTGCATCTTATTTTATCCCCTTGGATGATGATGGAGAACGGAAAAATCAGTTTTCCTTCGGTACCAATGTCAATTTTTACAATATGAATATTGATTTGGGCATGCTTAATCCAGCTGAGACTGGCGATCCACTCTTGACTAATGATTCTATTTTTCTGCTCTATGCGAATTTGGGTCTGGCCGTGACTTATCATAATTTCTTTGCCGGAGTTTCGGTAAACGATATCGCACTCAGCAATGACATCCCCATTGTGAATGGAATTGAACCCGAACCCACTAAATATTTACTGAACGCCGGATATGATTTTTATATGACTGACGATTTTTATGTGAGTCCATCGGTATTGGTTAATTTAAATACCAATTCGTCTAAATTTATAGATTTAAATCTGCTGGCTACATTAACATCCGATGCTAATGCATTTTCGGCCGGTGCCAGTTTCCGAACAGGGAACAATAAATTTGGGAATCAAAGTTTAGCAGTTTCTCCGATCATAAAAGCGACGGTAAATAAATTTTTCTTCGGAGCAAGTTATAATTTTGGCTTGTCGGATATTCAGCAATATGCCGGCAGCAGTTTTATGTTAAGTATCGGCTATAAATTTGATAATTTTATTAATACGAGAGGTTATCGATATTAAAGATAAGTCATTTTCTCATTATTGATGATCACTCTATCAATTTTTATTTCAACCTAAATTTCACTCTTGATCTATCTTCATATTCCTTTCTGCAAACAAAAATGCAGTTACTGTAATTTCCATTTTTCCACTTCTTTAAGATACAAAGAGGAAATGGTTGCAACCCTAAAAAAAGAAATCGTTCTGCGGAAAGATGAGTTGGAAAATAAAAATTTAAAATCTCTTTATTTCGGCGGCGGCACCCCTTCAATATTAAGTGTTGATGAACTACAATCCATCATCGATGAGGTTTTAAAGTATTTTACTTTTGATCCCGATATTGAAATTACATTGGAGGCAAATCCAGATGATTTAAATCTACAATTTGTAAAGTCTTTATCAAAGACCCCTTTTAACCGCCTTTCTATTGGAACACAGAGTTTTTTTAATGAAGATTTACAATTCATGAATCGTGCGCATAATGCCAGCGAAGCGGAAAGTTCTATTAAAAGATCCCAAGATTTTGGCTTTGAAAACATCAGTATTGATTTAATCTACGGCTCGCCAACTTCAAATATTGATATTTGGAAACAAAATCTTCAAAAAACTATCGATCTGCAAGTTCCTCATATTTCGTCCTACGCGTTGACTGTGGAACCGAAAACAGCACTCAACACCTGGATTTCACAAGGTAAAGTCGCGGCGCCGAAAGAAGCAGAACAGCACGACGAGTTTTTTTATATGACCGACTTTTTGAAGAAGCACGGATTTGACCACTACGAAATATCCAACTTTGGGAAACCGGGATTTCATTCCAAACACAATTCCGCATATTGGAAA
This genomic window contains:
- the gmk gene encoding guanylate kinase, with protein sequence MNEKVIIFSAPSGSGKTTLVKHCLQEFPDLAFSISCTTRNARGTETHGIDYHFISADEFRKKIGENAFVEFEEVYSDKYYGTLKSEVERIWATGKVVIFDVDVKGGISLKKYFGEKALSIFIMPPSVAELEMRLIARGTDDLETIKTRVEKATEEISFKNDFDEIVVNDQLEVAKNKIENLIKNFLAL
- a CDS encoding YicC/YloC family endoribonuclease, translating into MILSMTGFGRSEGVYEGKKITVDLKSLNSKSFDLNIKIPFRYKEKEYDLRKLLNDRVQRGKVDCYVNIESLDDASETTVNQELVSSYISELKKIAADGPEFEYLKMAIRMPDAISAKSEELTEEEWNFLLGLVKGALQNFENFRQTEGKILQDELQRNINNIKSYLAQVEPFEHIRMDSVKERYRNSLSEFDQLDETRFYQEMAYYTEKLDIAEEKVRLTQHLKYYEEVMQQENLNGKKLGFISQEIGREINTLGSKANHAEIQKLVVMMKDDLEKIKEQTLNVL
- a CDS encoding PASTA domain-containing protein → MLKSLFHWKVLVNLLVAAAVFVGVVWLTFRWLEVHTNHGKEIAVPNVMNRSVHDAIKILDDSGLEYEVDSFKYDPKYRPFQVLQIYPSAGSRVKDGRTIVMKVNPRTYAQVSVPDVLDRYKGLAFRQLEQVGLKVGDTIFEPSIQRDAVLRLLYNGTTLKPGALLPRFSTIDLVIGAGPRRNITVPNVVGLTVQEAKAIISQNLFEVGLVEHEDGGGDESDIVYYQDPAPGDVRDQGMQMDIWASKKTPAEMGGKISQLNSIYRIKIDMSAPVYMDDGPVYSEPEPRRREPTTESPRPTVPAETTPKVEPTKPATETKSKPAETKPAETKPATPKTSTPKTEEKPKARKVVVE
- a CDS encoding RluA family pseudouridine synthase, yielding MGQETSDAEAEGLYEHLSLKVDRGQEPLRVDKYLQIFRQNSSRNKISQTCRAGNVVVNGNAVKQNYRVKPGDEISVLLTHPPRENLIIPQDIPINIVYEDDDVVVVDKAPGMVVHPGHGNYDGTLVNALAFHFQKKGLKSDLDRVGLVHRIDKDTSGLLVVAKTEYALSFLAKQFFDRTTKRLYWGFVWGNVADDEGTITGNIGRHVKNRMQMAVFEDGSLGKHAVTHYKVLERFRYMTWVECKLETGRTHQIRAHFKHIGHTLFNDERYEGHQVLKGINLPKYKQFIKNVFELLPRHALHAHTLGFVHPTTKKEMYFESPMPQDMEDALRKWRKYLES
- a CDS encoding PorP/SprF family type IX secretion system membrane protein, with amino-acid sequence MRKIGILFFTVFFFGSYQSQETLPYYQQYLLDGDFLFNPALYGKTDDVVLNLNYQKQFSNFEQSPNVQSVGMHANVFDRVGAGLSFFKDQNGPISSNGISAGASYFIPLDDDGERKNQFSFGTNVNFYNMNIDLGMLNPAETGDPLLTNDSIFLLYANLGLAVTYHNFFAGVSVNDIALSNDIPIVNGIEPEPTKYLLNAGYDFYMTDDFYVSPSVLVNLNTNSSKFIDLNLLATLTSDANAFSAGASFRTGNNKFGNQSLAVSPIIKATVNKFFFGASYNFGLSDIQQYAGSSFMLSIGYKFDNFINTRGYRY
- the hemW gene encoding radical SAM family heme chaperone HemW, producing the protein MIYLHIPFCKQKCSYCNFHFSTSLRYKEEMVATLKKEIVLRKDELENKNLKSLYFGGGTPSILSVDELQSIIDEVLKYFTFDPDIEITLEANPDDLNLQFVKSLSKTPFNRLSIGTQSFFNEDLQFMNRAHNASEAESSIKRSQDFGFENISIDLIYGSPTSNIDIWKQNLQKTIDLQVPHISSYALTVEPKTALNTWISQGKVAAPKEAEQHDEFFYMTDFLKKHGFDHYEISNFGKPGFHSKHNSAYWKYKEYLGIGPSAHSYNGRNERSWNIANNQQYIHSLDRNVLPKETEILSEKDQFNEMLMIGLRTSWGVDLKSLKEKFNAEFLEYFEKMIVQKRNDGVLLIEDDHLKIPEKNWFLADGIAADLFMV